From Hymenobacter sediminicola:
CGGCAAGCTGGACAGTACGTTCTTTAGAAATTACCCCGAACTAAAGCGTATTAACGCCTACCGCAACCACCGCGTCTATGGCATCACCGGCAACCTGATGGAAAGGCCCGGGCCGCGTGTGGTAGAATCGGTGCGGGAACTGCAGCGGATAGTATCCGGCCGCTAGCTGCTCACAAACACTTATCGAATCAAGGAGACAGCTGCAACAAACAACCGACGCCCCCTGCAAACTACCTTTGACTGCATGAACCAACGCGCCCTGCCCTGGATTGTGGCCAGCCTGCTGCTGATGCTGGCGCTGGTAGTGCTGGGCCTTCGCATCGGTTCCTACGAGACTGATTACGGCTTTATCCTGCGCACGCTCACGCACTACAACCCCCAGGACCCGGCGCAACTGGTATTGATAGAACTGCGGCTGCCACGCATTCTGCTGGCGTTGCTGGCCGGGGCCGGACTGGCTTTCAGCGGCTATCTGATGCAGGCCATGGTCAACAACCCGCTGGCCGACCCCTATCTGCTTGGTACGGCTTCCGGAGCCTCATTGGGCGCTATTCTGTGCCTCTCGTTGCTGCCCAGCCTCACCTTGGGCGGATTTTATCTGCCGCCGTTCTTTGCCTTGGCTGGTGCGCTGGGCACTACGTTGGTGGTGGTGGCCGTAGGGAGCCGGCGGGGGCAGATTATTCCGGCGCAGCTACTACTTGCAGGTGTGGCGGTTGGTTCGCTCACTACAGCCATTGGCGGCGTGTTCACCTTTCTGTCAGCCACGCAGGAGAAGCTGCGGAGTGTCACGTTTTGGGCGGCTGGTAGCTTCGAGCGGGCTGGCTGGAGCGTATTGCCCTATCCGGCGCTTATGCTGGCGGCGGCGTTACTGCTCTTTGGCTTCGTCCAGAAAGACCTCAATATTTTGCTGCTGGGAGAGGAACGCGCCCAAGGCCTGGGCGTAAACGTGGCCCGTACCCGTTGGCTGCTACTGCTCACGGCTTCCGGTCTGACAGGCTGCGTAGTGGCGTTGTGCGGCCCGGTGGGCTTTGTCGGGCTCATGGTGCCGCATCTTACTCGCTGGCTGCTGGGTGTCACGGGGCGGGCCAATATGCTGTTTTGCGCACTGCTCGGCGGTAATTTCCTGCTGGCCTGCGACCTATTGGCTCGGCTGCTCTATCCACCTGCTGGCTTGCCCGTAGGGTTGGTCACGGCCCTGTTCGGCGTACCGTTCTTCGTATATTTGCTGCGAAATAAAGGTTGATTGTCGCCTGTCATCCCGCGTGAAACGAACAATCTGGCTGCGGTGCGAGTAGAATTCGCCCTACAGCCTAGGCGCTTCGTACCACTCCCGATGACAGGTTATTTGTCAGCAACCGTCTTGCAGCCACCCGCCTACCCATGATTTATATCAGCCGACAGGAACACTTCAACGCCGCGCACAAGCTCTACAACCCCAAGTGGAGCGAGGAGCGCAACCGGGAGGTGTTCGGTCCCTGCGCCAACACCAACTGGCACGGCCATAACTTCGACCTAATAGTGACCGTGAAGGGCAAGCCCGACCCGGAAACCGGTTTCGTCATCGACCTCAAGCAGCTTAGTACGCTCATCCGCACACATGTCATCGACAAGGTAGACCACAAGAACCTCAACCTAGATGTGCCGTTCATGGAAGGCCAGATGGCCAGCACCGAAAATCTAGCTATTGCGTTCTGGCAGATTCTGGCTCCCGAAATTGAGTTGATTTCTTCGGCCCGGCTGCACAGTATCAAGCTCTACGAGACTCCTCGGAACTTCGTGGAATACCTGGGAGAATAATTAATAATTAGGAATTAACAAGTAAGAATGGCTGCTGCCCGGCGCTACGTTTTAATTGTCCCCAATTCCCGATTCTTAATTACTAATTCTTAATACAACAAATGAAATACTACCTCATTGCTGGCGAACGGTCCGGCGACTTTCATGCTGCCAGTCTCATGTCAGAGTTGCAGCAGCAGGATCCGCAGGCCGAGTTTCGCTTCTGGGGCGGCGACCAGATGCAGGCAGTAGGAGGTACCCAGGTGCGTCATTACCAGGAAATGGCCATCATGGGTTTCTGGGAAGCCGCTACCAGCCTGCTCAAGTTCCGGGGCTACCTGAAGCAAGTACAGCAGGATTTGCTGCAGTATAAGCCCGATGTATTGATTCTGGTAGATTACGCCGGTTTCAACCTGCGCGTAGCCAAGTTTGCCAAGGCACAGGGAATTAAGGTGTTTTATTATATCTCGCCGAAAATCTGGGCCTGGAATCAGAGCCGTGTGCACACCGTCAAGAAGCTGGTTGACAAGATGTTCGTCATCCTGCCCTTTGAGAAGGAATTCTACCAGCGCTTTGGCTATGACGTAGATTATATCGGCAACCCTATTGCCGATTCCGTGGCCGAGCACCAAGCGTCCCCCGACTTCTACCAGCGTAACCACCTCGACCCAAAACGGCCCATTATTGCGGTGCTGCCCGGTTCGCGCAAGCAGGAAATTGAAGAAATGCTCTACGAAATGACGGCCATCATCCCGCCGTTTCTGGACTATCAGTTCATCGTCGCCGGGGTCGATAACCTCGACCCGAACTACTACGCTCATTTCGAGCGCAACAACGTCCGCATCATCTTCGACCAGACCTACGACCTGCTGGCCCACGCCAAGGCAGCCCTCGTTACGAGCGGTACTGCTACGCTGGAAACCGCCTTGTTCGATGTGCCGCAGGTGGTGTGCTACCGCACCAGTGCTGTGTCGTATGCTATTGGTAAAGCCGTTATCAAAGTCCCATACATTTCCCTCGTCAATCTCATTGCCGACAAGGAAGTGGTGAAAGAGCTGATCCAAGGCGACTTCAACTCCCGCAACCTCGTTACGGAGCTGAAAAAGGTAACTGCCGACGAAGCATTCATTGCCCAGCAAAAAGCCGGCTACGCCGAAATCCGCGAGAAACTAGGCCAGCAGAACTCCGCCGAAAAAGCCGCCAAACTGATGGTAGGGTATTTGAAAAAGTAGATCATAGCCAGCAGATAACTAAAAAGAAAAGCGGCTCTCCACATGGAGAGCCGCTTTTCTTTTTAGTTATCTGCTGGTTTCTACGCTGCGCGCAGCTGCTTAATAGCCGTCTGCTCGAATTTACTCCGAGCGTATTCCTCGTCAATCACCAGTTCTTTCACGCCTTCCTCAGAAGGCATGTCGAACATGGCGTCGGTCATGATGCCTTCGCAGATGCTGCGCAGGCCGCGGGCGCCGAGGCGGTATTCGTCGGCTTTCACCACAATATATTCCAGCGCGCCTTCAGAGAAGCTGAGCTGGATGCCTTCCATGTCGAAGAGGCGCTGGTACTGCTTCACAATGGAGTTCTTGGGCTCCGTCAGAATCTTGCGCAGGGTAGCGTGGTCGAGCGGGTTGAGGTGCGTGAGCACTGGTAGGCGACCAATCAGCTCCGGAATCAAACCGAATGCTTTCAGGTCCTGAGCCGTAACGTAGCGCAGGAAATTGTCGGTGTCTACCTTTTCTTCGAGCTGCGTCTTGGCAAAGCCGATGGGCTTCGTGTTGA
This genomic window contains:
- a CDS encoding FecCD family ABC transporter permease codes for the protein MNQRALPWIVASLLLMLALVVLGLRIGSYETDYGFILRTLTHYNPQDPAQLVLIELRLPRILLALLAGAGLAFSGYLMQAMVNNPLADPYLLGTASGASLGAILCLSLLPSLTLGGFYLPPFFALAGALGTTLVVVAVGSRRGQIIPAQLLLAGVAVGSLTTAIGGVFTFLSATQEKLRSVTFWAAGSFERAGWSVLPYPALMLAAALLLFGFVQKDLNILLLGEERAQGLGVNVARTRWLLLLTASGLTGCVVALCGPVGFVGLMVPHLTRWLLGVTGRANMLFCALLGGNFLLACDLLARLLYPPAGLPVGLVTALFGVPFFVYLLRNKG
- a CDS encoding 6-pyruvoyl trahydropterin synthase family protein; translation: MIYISRQEHFNAAHKLYNPKWSEERNREVFGPCANTNWHGHNFDLIVTVKGKPDPETGFVIDLKQLSTLIRTHVIDKVDHKNLNLDVPFMEGQMASTENLAIAFWQILAPEIELISSARLHSIKLYETPRNFVEYLGE
- the lpxB gene encoding lipid-A-disaccharide synthase, with translation MKYYLIAGERSGDFHAASLMSELQQQDPQAEFRFWGGDQMQAVGGTQVRHYQEMAIMGFWEAATSLLKFRGYLKQVQQDLLQYKPDVLILVDYAGFNLRVAKFAKAQGIKVFYYISPKIWAWNQSRVHTVKKLVDKMFVILPFEKEFYQRFGYDVDYIGNPIADSVAEHQASPDFYQRNHLDPKRPIIAVLPGSRKQEIEEMLYEMTAIIPPFLDYQFIVAGVDNLDPNYYAHFERNNVRIIFDQTYDLLAHAKAALVTSGTATLETALFDVPQVVCYRTSAVSYAIGKAVIKVPYISLVNLIADKEVVKELIQGDFNSRNLVTELKKVTADEAFIAQQKAGYAEIREKLGQQNSAEKAAKLMVGYLKK